One Citrus sinensis cultivar Valencia sweet orange chromosome 5, DVS_A1.0, whole genome shotgun sequence genomic window, CAGGAGACAGAGATGGAGACCGACATGAATATTTTCCCCTGGGAGAATAGCTGCAGAAACACTCATCTTAGTCAATTTGCATCTAGGTTAAACTGGGAtactaaattttcatttgtcaAACAATTGAATGACACCTCCTGCTCCTGGGACTATAGCTCCAGCTGCGGCTAGGACTTCGGCTCCTCGAATAATAAGGACTCCGGCTTCGGCTCCTCGAATAATAAGGACTACGACTTGGACTTCTAGAGTAGCTCCGTCTTGAATCATACTCCCTCACCTGAACAATGTGAGCGGTCAGGTGCAGCAGTTATAAGAATTTGAACAAAATCCTGTGTTCAGTAACCTATTCACCATGACATACCCGCACATAGGACCGGGAAAACGCATTCCGGAACTCCGAGCGATCAAGTTTCCTTATCTACAAAGTGAAAGGAGATGAATACTTTCAGAGAGCCATTTGGAAATAACTAGGTTGTAGGCACAAAACAGAGCCAACTGAATTGAAACCTACTACGATCATCACATAAAAGTAACTAACTTACAGCATATTTCATATCATCATAGCTAGTGTAATCCACAATTCCCGTCATACCTGCAAATATATTGTGATAAGATTCTCTAAAATGTTTGAAGTAAGAGAGTCTCATGCATTTAAAGTAGATGAAGAATATCCTAAACCTATATAAACAGCTAAACATTCCACCACCGAGGATCCTTCCTGCTTCTCGAATCTCTCCCCAATTGACTTCTCCTCCCCAAAACCGAAGCATCCGCCAATGTAGTTCTATAATGACTCAACAACCATAAAAGGTCAATGACCTTGAtactaaaaacaaaattgtagAAAGCCATAATTTTAGTACATCCAAAAATCACATATACTAGCCTACTTATTCCAGTCACATATCCATCTCAGCATTCTCATCCCATTAACACATTTACCACTGTTCCATCACTAGTAGCTAAAATATGCCCACATTATCTCTTTCCATCACCTTGTGTAGTGTACAAATAccacaatgaaatcaacatgcaaaacaaaaccaACCAGTTCCACTTACCGCCACGATCGCGAAACACTTGAGAAAAACAGACATCCCCAGCACGACGCATGTGATCCTGATCATAAAAGGGAAGCAAtaaacatttaataaataaaggcAAAGAAGTTCAGTAAACCATATTTTTCCGAAGGGCCAAAGTAAAACAATACGTACACAAGTAAAACAGTACGTACACATTAGAAAAGATACAAAAAGCCATTATTAGGAAGAAACATCATACTAACCTTGAGGTCTTGCCATGAAGCAGATGAAGGTAATCCAGTCACCAAAACTGGAGAGTGACAGCGAACAGTCAATTCTCAGTTGGATGCACTTATACAAAAAAAAGCAGGTCAAGGGTGCCAATACATACCACGATAGTCAGAGCGCCTGGAGACTCCACGGCTACCTCCACTGCTGTAACTGCTATAACGATCCATTGACGACGAATGTCTTCGACCCCCATGTGCTAGTTCAACCtagagaaacaaaaaagattatatttaGGAACAAAGTGTGATAATGGAAACAAATCAAAGAAACACCAGGAAAACAAAATCAGGTAAGCGATCAGCTACTAACTCGCAATCGATACCCATCAAAGTTATAGCCATCTCGACCACGAATTGCATCCTCAGCGTCCCGATAGTCCTCAAACTGCatcataaattgaaaaagaattcaataaaattagggGGGGAAAAGGGACAAAATCTAACCATAAGGTAGTCTGATAACTTAAGCAGCCACATGCGAGTTGTAAATTATCAAATCACCTCAAGAAAGGCGTAACCCGGAGGTCTTGGTGGGATCTTCAAGTCAATATCAACAATAGGCCCATACTGCAATTAAGAGAGTAATTGTCAGAAGAAATTTGTATCATGCAAATCAATAATGAGCAAAACCAGAATCTAATGTAAGTAACGCTCTAACAAAAGCTTCTTCCAATGTAAATATTTCATACCATCATGCAGAACTGATTGTTTTTCCTAGAAATTATGAGAGAAAAttcatcatttaatttattaaacatgCAGCAGCACAAcaataaaatacaatttaCAGAAGTTAAGactctacaaaaaaaaaaaaaaaactcatatgAACCatagaaacaacaaaaaagtttacaaacaataaataacaacaaatcTGTTTccctaaaattacaaataattaaatctatgGAAAATGAAACCTTGTAGAACAAGTCTTCCACTTCCCTCATTCTCGTATCCCCCGGGAGGTTTCCGACATAAAGAGTACGGCTCGATCGGCTgctcatttttgttttttctgaaacaataaataattcaaataatcaaattgcAGATATTAGAAaggaattaattaacaaattaattaacaataaaaataattaattaattccgaatttccttaaaattaaaaaaaaaaattgcagcaTCATCGAGTAATGATTGTGCATGGTGCTTGTTTTGTGATCATCagaaagtaaagaaattcGGTACCTGATCGGAAATTAGAATTTCAGAGGTGGAAATCTCGGTCGTAAATTCCGGAATTAGTGACACTTCGGAGctcaagaattaattaaaaagagagaaacaGATGAAGACAGAGAATGGTAAAGACGAGGGAGAGTGTAGAAAACGTAAGACGATTCTGGAAGGAGTGACGTGTCTTTTAGAGAGGGTTGTAGTTCTATGGTGTCACGTGCATGGTTAGGTTATGGCCTATGAGGCTTATCACTTGGATTGCACGATCGAAAATGAACGAATCATATTGTCTATTTCCTGTTTTACCCCTATCCTTTTTGTCCTttccatatttttaatttggctCCTGTTTTGTCATTCATGGATTGGATGACAAGTGATTTAGGCATTTAGCCGTGAAAAACGATGCGAACGAGTCGTCgtctcattaattttttctgtgAAGCTTGGTAAACGACATCTCGTCTTttctaaacaatttttaaatttctttagacagtaaaaaatgtttaatttaaacGACTACGGTTacgctaaaaaaaaaaaaatcatcatatgCAAGGGCAAAGGAGACATTTAATCACATTCTTGGATaacttttcataattttaacatCAATTATTCCATAAAATGCAATCTCGTTTCAATTGAAGGGTCGTTTTATGTTGTCGTGATTAAAGTTACGGTATTAATACCGTAATTAAACACAAATTATGTAAacgaaagataaaaattataaatttaacataaaatttgtaaatcaacattagttgtaaaataaaatataaattttaaaaattaaacataagaCTTGTGAATGTAAAGTAAAacaactaaattaatttaaactaataaattgacgtattattagtaaataaaacaaaaacttgtaaatatagcataaaattcttaaattaacattaagtgcaaaataaaaaataatttttagaaattaaacataGGATTtgtaaattgaagataaaataaataaataaatataaaactagtaaattgatgtactactagtaaacaaaataaaaacttataaatataatttaaaactagtaaatcaacattaactataaaatgaaacataaattttggaaatgaaacaaaagacttgtaaagaaaaagtgaaacaaataaattaatataaatatggtAGAATGATGTAttagtagtaaataaaacataaacttaaaaatataatataaaactaataaatcaatattaagtgcaaaataaaatataaattgtggAAACGGAACATAAGACCAGTAAATAGAATGCAAagcaagtaaattaatataaaagtagtaaattaatatattaatggtAAACAGAATAAAAAAGTTGCAAATATGAAACTAGTAAATCAACACTAActctaaaataaaacataaattttggaaatagaaCATAAGGGTTGTAAGAGGAaggtaaaacaaataaattactGTAAAACTAGTAACTTGATGTGTTACTGATAAATAAAACGAAAACTTACATATCTaatataaaacaagtaaatgaactttaagtgcaaaataaaacataagtgTTGTATATTATGCCTAAAACTTATgaataaaaggtaaaataaacaaattaatataggagttactgaaaaaaaaatcacaattgtaaaataaaaacttattataatgtttattaccttatatattttttattttttattaaaaaatcgaATAATGCTAGTTTtgcatttatataatatatgtgatgttttattaaggatgaaatttattttcaaaattggattttgaaaaaaaaatattattttaatatctttcatAGTTATTGTAAGATGAGGTTATTTTACATCTTTTTACACTTTCTTAATAACCACCCTAAATGGTAAGTATAGGTAAAAAGTTTGAAGCGAAATGAAGTATGCATAGAACTcaaaatttgatataattttattgatatatcacATATGTGTctagtaatataatttttttattattttgtttttgcttgatCCAtatcaagataaataattgcGCTCAATTAccttatgtaataaatatatattattatagaaaatgagaaaaaaagtaTACAAATgtcctaaaataaatatagaatttatggttaaacaattcaataaaacttattccaCTTTGtttcatcataattttattgtttaattaatgagtagttttttttcctttaaagaaaaatatttttattgaatgaaaaaaatatttttcactaaaattCTATAGAaacaatgttaattttttaaataattaataatattgcataaatttactaattttatatgtaatttataatattaatatctaattttatatgtaatttataatattaagatCTATCATGATATTGATGCCATAATTTTCATTACGGCATTGTagaattttcttcaattaaaaCAGATTTTTCTTTGCATTATCAGTATAATTACTTCTTAAAAATATTGCCCAATTTGTTATAACCTCGGACCTCACAGATCAATAAGCTTTGTAAACCTAATATTTTGTGAACTCAAAtggtcaaataaataaaactgatATTCGAGACCATTTGACCAagattttgtaattgaaaacaagattttctgcaaaatctggaaataacattaattccaatcaaaataatcaagacTTCAAAATTATCGGACAATTATTCACGCTTTTGAAGGAACCTCAACTATGTAGCAAAATCTGTTCCAAAACGATGCCATATAtactataatattaataattcacATCAGTAATAAGCATAGTAATACACATTATTCTTGaataaaaatcaatgtttCTTCTGAGAAGAGCACCTGCCTGCCTTTAACTACTAATTAGCAAGCTATAATATCATATGATGCTCCATACACCAATTCAACTGCCAAAGAATGTAATAATAGGAaagcaaaaatattaatgcctCCTCagataaa contains:
- the LOC102615989 gene encoding serine/arginine-rich splicing factor SR30-like isoform X2, giving the protein MSSRSSRTLYVGNLPGDTRMREVEDLFYKYGPIVDIDLKIPPRPPGYAFLEFEDYRDAEDAIRGRDGYNFDGYRLRVELAHGGRRHSSSMDRYSSYSSGGSRGVSRRSDYRVLVTGLPSSASWQDLKDHMRRAGDVCFSQVFRDRGGMTGIVDYTSYDDMKYAIRKLDRSEFRNAFSRSYVRVREYDSRRSYSRSPSRSPYYSRSRSRSPYYSRSRSPSRSWSYSPRSRSYSPRGKYSCRSPSLSPARSASQYSPSGSPPRSFSRLSVCLLDLALLRGHGELDIRNLMGCGAQMPATHLVLENGTV
- the LOC102615989 gene encoding serine/arginine-rich splicing factor SR30-like isoform X6, encoding MSSRSSRTLYVGNLPGDTRMREVEDLFYKYGPIVDIDLKIPPRPPGYAFLEFEDYRDAEDAIRGRDGYNFDGYRLRVELAHGGRRHSSSMDRYSSYSSGGSRGVSRRSDYRVLVTGLPSSASWQDLKDHMRRAGDVCFSQVFRDRGGMTGIVDYTSYDDMKYAIRKLDRSEFRNAFSRSYVRVREYDSRRSYSRSPSRSPYYSRSRSRSPYYSRSRSPSRSWSYSPRSRSYSPRGKYSCRSPSLSPARSASQYSPSGSPPRSFSRSGSFARTWGVGY
- the LOC102615989 gene encoding serine/arginine-rich splicing factor SR30-like isoform X5, whose translation is MSSRSSRTLYVGNLPGDTRMREVEDLFYKYGPIVDIDLKIPPRPPGYAFLEFEDYRDAEDAIRGRDGYNFDGYRLRVELAHGGRRHSSSMDRYSSYSSGGSRGVSRRSDYRVLVTGLPSSASWQDLKDHMRRAGDVCFSQVFRDRGGMTGIVDYTSYDDMKYAIRKLDRSEFRNAFSRSYVRVREYDSRRSYSRSPSRSPYYSRSRSRSPYYSRSRSPSRSWSYSPRSRSYSPRGKYSCRSPSLSPARSASQYSPSGSPPRSFSSFYSKDLAAKYMILVPGSSSASEWYIEVCMF
- the LOC102615989 gene encoding serine/arginine-rich splicing factor SR30-like isoform X4, giving the protein MSSRSSRTLYVGNLPGDTRMREVEDLFYKYGPIVDIDLKIPPRPPGYAFLEFEDYRDAEDAIRGRDGYNFDGYRLRVELAHGGRRHSSSMDRYSSYSSGGSRGVSRRSDYRVLVTGLPSSASWQDLKDHMRRAGDVCFSQVFRDRGGMTGIVDYTSYDDMKYAIRKLDRSEFRNAFSRSYVRVREYDSRRSYSRSPSRSPYYSRSRSRSPYYSRSRSPSRSWSYSPRSRSYSPRGKYSCRSPSLSPARSASQYSPSGSPPRSFSRSRSRSSSPLSSPRSPRGRSRSRSRSISRSLSP
- the LOC102615989 gene encoding serine/arginine-rich splicing factor SR30-like isoform X1, coding for MSSRSSRTLYVGNLPGDTRMREVEDLFYKYGPIVDIDLKIPPRPPGYAFLEFEDYRDAEDAIRGRDGYNFDGYRLRVELAHGGRRHSSSMDRYSSYSSGGSRGVSRRSDYRVLVTGLPSSASWQDLKDHMRRAGDVCFSQVFRDRGGMTGIVDYTSYDDMKYAIRKLDRSEFRNAFSRSYVRVREYDSRRSYSRSPSRSPYYSRSRSRSPYYSRSRSPSRSWSYSPRSRSYSPRGKYSCRSPSLSPARSASQYSPSGSPPRSFSRLSVCLLDLALLRGHGELDIRNLMGCGAQMPATHLVLEVMLFLLMSTCGKNLIDLYF
- the LOC102615989 gene encoding serine/arginine-rich splicing factor SR30-like isoform X3 translates to MSSRSSRTLYVGNLPGDTRMREVEDLFYKYGPIVDIDLKIPPRPPGYAFLEFEDYRDAEDAIRGRDGYNFDGYRLRVELAHGGRRHSSSMDRYSSYSSGGSRGVSRRSDYRVLVTGLPSSASWQDLKDHMRRAGDVCFSQVFRDRGGMTGIVDYTSYDDMKYAIRKLDRSEFRNAFSRSYVRVREYDSRRSYSRSPSRSPYYSRSRSRSPYYSRSRSPSRSWSYSPRSRSYSPRGKYSCRSPSLSPARSASQYSPSGSPPRSFSRLSVCLLDLALLRGHGELDIRNLMGCGAQMPATHLVLEIPV